Genomic DNA from Anabaena sphaerica FACHB-251:
TTTTAATGACTTTGGCGGTATGGCCGCTGCATCAAGTAAAAGCAGTAAAACGAATTGTAGCTGCAACTTACCAATCCGCTAGTGGCGCTGGTGCTAAAGCAATGGAGGAAGTCAAAACCCAAACCAGTGCTATATTACAGGGACAGTCACCTGTAGCTGAGGTACTACCTTATCCGTTGGCATTTAACTTATTTCCCCATAATTCCCCAATGACCGATGTGGGATATTGTGAGGAAGAACTAAAAATGGTCAACGAAACCAGAAAAATATTTGGTAGTCAAGAAATTAGAATTACTGCCACTTGTGTACGGGTTCCCGTACTTCGCGCCCATTCAGAAGCCATTAACCTGGAGTTTGAAACACCTTTTGATCCAGATGAGGCGAGAGCAATTTTAAGTCATTCTCCTGGTGTTAAATTGGTGGAAGATTGGCAAGCAAATTATTTTCCCATGCCCATAGAAGCTAGTGGTCGGGATGAAGTTTTAGTCGGGAGAATTCGGCAAGATATTTCTCATCCTTGTGGCTTAGAATTATGGCTTTGTGGTGATCAAATCCGCAAAGGTGCAGCCTTAAATGCAGTGCAAATTGCTGAATTATTAATAGAAAAAAATTGGTTGAGTCACTAGTCATAGTTTTGTGATCATTGACAACTAACAACTGACAACTGAACAAATGGAGGAGTGAAAAAAGGGTGGGAGATTTTGGCACAATTGTAACCGCTATGATTACGCCGTTTAAAGCAGACGGCAGCGTTAACTATGATGTAGCAGCCAAATTAGCAGCACACTTAGTTGATAACGGTACAGACACCTTAGTGGTGTGTGGAACCACAGGTGAATCCCCTACGTTAACTTGGGATGAGGAATACCAGTTATTTGTTGAGGTGTTGCAAGCTGTAGAAGGTAAAGCCAAGGTAATTGCAGGTTGTGGTTCTAATTCCACCACCGAAGCGATCGCCGCAACCCAAAAAGCAGCTAAAATAGGAGTACATGGTTCTTTACAAGTTGTTCCCTATTACAACAAACCGCCGCAAGCGGGATTATATCAACACTTTCAGGCGATCGCCCAAGCTTGTCCCGAACTACCGATGTTGTTATATAATATTCCTGGTCGGACTGGTCAAAACCTGAGTCCAGAGACAGTTGTGCAGTTAGCACAAATCGACAACATTGTGGGCATCAAAGAAGCCAGTGGGAACTTAGACCAAGCTAGTGAAATTCGCCGCTTGACACCACAAGAATTTCAGATTTACGCTGGAGATGATTCTTTAACCTTGCCTCTGTTAGCAATTGGGGCTAAGGGTGTGGTAAGTGTAGCTTCTCATTTGGTCGGGAACCAACTACAACAGATGATTTCGTCCTTTAATGTGGGCAAAATCCAAATTGCCACCGAGATTCATCTACAACTCTTCCCGTTGTTCAAAGCTTTATTTTTAACAACAAATCCCATTCCTATTAAACAAGCATTAAAACTTCAAGGTTGGGAGGTTGGTTCCGTTCGTCCACCGCTATGCGAAACTGACGCAGAAATCTGCCAAAAGTTAGAGGCGGTGTTGCAAAAACTTAGTTTAGTCTGAGCGCCAATATGTTGGATACTAGCCAGATGCTGGTTTCCCAAGATACTTATAAATAAGCTGTAATAATTGCTACTTATTTGCAATTTAGACATCTGTGCTACAACTGAACGATATAAGAATCCTTCTCTATAAGACGCTACGTGAAAAGTGTCAATTGCTTTTGATTTATTCAATAAAAAATTGATTGGATATCTAAAGTCGAAATTGGCTGTTTTTACATTCAATTAAATAGACATTTGATGTTGTCTTTCATACAAGAACGCTAACTATCAACTGATTAACAACTAACACAATCTCAAGGAGAAAATGGTTAAAAACGAAGCTAGTTCTGCCCTAAAAATTATTCCTTTGGGCGGCTTACATGAAATAGGTAAAAATACCTGTGTTTTTGAGTATGAGGATGAGATAATTCTCTTAGATGCAGGTTTGGCTTTTCCCACCGAGGCTATGCACGGTGTAAACATTGTTTTACCCGATACAACATATCTAAGGGAAAATCGCCACAAAATTAAAGGCATGATCGTTACTCATGGTCATGAAGACCATATCGGTGGGATTGCTTTTCACCTCAAACAATTTGATATCCCGGTGATTTATGGACCGAGACTAGCAATGGCGATGCTAGAGGGTAAATTGGAAGAAGCAGGGGTACGCGATCGCACAGAATTAAGAACTGTCATGCCGCGTGACATGGTACGCATCGGTAAAGCCTTTTTTGTCGAATATATCCGCAACACCCACTCTATTGCTGACAGTTTTACAGTCGCTATTCATACCCCACTGGGTGTAGTTATCCATACTGGGGATTTTAAAATTGACCACACTCCAGTCGATGGCGAGAACTTTGACTTGCAACGCCTAGCGGAACATGGTGAAAAAGGTGT
This window encodes:
- the dapA gene encoding 4-hydroxy-tetrahydrodipicolinate synthase, which translates into the protein MGDFGTIVTAMITPFKADGSVNYDVAAKLAAHLVDNGTDTLVVCGTTGESPTLTWDEEYQLFVEVLQAVEGKAKVIAGCGSNSTTEAIAATQKAAKIGVHGSLQVVPYYNKPPQAGLYQHFQAIAQACPELPMLLYNIPGRTGQNLSPETVVQLAQIDNIVGIKEASGNLDQASEIRRLTPQEFQIYAGDDSLTLPLLAIGAKGVVSVASHLVGNQLQQMISSFNVGKIQIATEIHLQLFPLFKALFLTTNPIPIKQALKLQGWEVGSVRPPLCETDAEICQKLEAVLQKLSLV
- a CDS encoding aspartate-semialdehyde dehydrogenase; protein product: MSKSYRVAILGATGAVGTELLELLESRNFPIADLKLLASQRSAGKTLKFKGENLLIEAVSDRSFENVDIVLASAGGGTSKRWAGVAVEKGAVVIDNSSAFRMNQEVPLVVPEVNPQAAASHKGIIANPNCTTILMTLAVWPLHQVKAVKRIVAATYQSASGAGAKAMEEVKTQTSAILQGQSPVAEVLPYPLAFNLFPHNSPMTDVGYCEEELKMVNETRKIFGSQEIRITATCVRVPVLRAHSEAINLEFETPFDPDEARAILSHSPGVKLVEDWQANYFPMPIEASGRDEVLVGRIRQDISHPCGLELWLCGDQIRKGAALNAVQIAELLIEKNWLSH